One window of Rubrivirga sp. SAORIC476 genomic DNA carries:
- a CDS encoding T9SS type A sorting domain-containing protein has protein sequence MRTAFLFVLLALSASVAVSAQPEGEPIPDPTPPHQYYPLAVGNVWEYANQGLLPLTEGYFLRREILRDTVIEGRTYFVEVRSRNDDDGMGWHSSRTTLVRFDSTSARPVQWGGTREGAFECSFRGDFGAAIVCWDETFPDGDTYVGGQVDAVIPFGGGGRGLPPPGEMEVAATKTFYPLGPADPGTLPYYAAPIGYAGETPGFCTGCWRNLTYARVRLDDGSVYEVGERYAVAADAAPEAGGLTLGGGPNPTAGALTLRLGGVAGEAVTLEAFDARGRQVWAREVLGQQPVSVDASGWAPGLYLVRARTGTEDVTTTIVRR, from the coding sequence ATGCGAACGGCTTTCCTCTTCGTCCTCCTCGCCCTGTCCGCCTCGGTGGCCGTGTCGGCGCAGCCGGAGGGGGAGCCGATCCCGGACCCGACCCCTCCGCACCAGTACTACCCGCTGGCGGTCGGCAACGTCTGGGAATATGCCAACCAGGGTCTGCTGCCGCTGACCGAGGGGTATTTCCTGCGTCGAGAGATCCTCCGCGACACGGTCATCGAGGGACGGACCTACTTCGTCGAGGTGCGGTCGCGGAACGACGACGACGGCATGGGCTGGCACTCGTCCCGGACGACGCTCGTCCGCTTCGACTCGACCTCCGCGCGGCCCGTTCAGTGGGGCGGCACGCGGGAGGGTGCATTCGAGTGCTCCTTCCGCGGAGACTTCGGAGCGGCCATCGTGTGCTGGGACGAGACGTTCCCCGACGGTGACACGTACGTCGGCGGGCAGGTGGACGCGGTCATCCCCTTTGGGGGCGGAGGGCGAGGCCTCCCCCCACCGGGCGAGATGGAGGTCGCGGCGACGAAGACGTTTTACCCGCTTGGGCCCGCTGATCCCGGCACCTTGCCGTACTACGCCGCGCCCATCGGCTACGCAGGGGAGACGCCCGGCTTCTGTACGGGCTGCTGGCGCAATTTGACCTACGCCCGCGTCCGTCTGGACGATGGCTCGGTCTACGAGGTTGGCGAGCGCTACGCGGTCGCAGCCGACGCCGCGCCCGAGGCGGGCGGCCTGACGCTGGGGGGCGGCCCGAATCCCACCGCGGGCGCCCTCACCCTCCGCCTCGGCGGCGTGGCGGGCGAGGCGGTGACGCTGGAGGCGTTCGACGCGCGGGGGCGCCAGGTGTGGGCGAGGGAGGTTCTCGGCCAGCAGCCGGTCTCTGTGGACGCGTCGGGCTGGGCGCCGGGGCTCTACCTCGTCCGCGCGAGGACTGGCACTGAGGACGTCACGACGACGATCGTCCGGCGGTAA
- a CDS encoding M36 family metallopeptidase yields MSRLLRLAVIASLLPMGAQAQSLRADAALDHARRAAAADGLASADFVVTDAVPSARSGAEYVYLRQSISGLEVVGTEASLAIGRSGDVFHAVGLERLVSPSASLSAAPTLTAADAANAVARHNRLRGGAFTVTGRTGGPSQAVVLSDGGVAAEPVPARLVWHADELKGVQLAWEVSLYQADAQHWWLAYVDARSGRVLSQTDLVVHDTFGEAPPLSLVPVREHTEALSPFVAARSNVGGYRVYAMPDEAPIYSSGRVLVTDPDDATASPFGWHDTNGSAGAEYTITRGNNVHAYTDIDANNSPDTGSSPDGGAGLSFDFPVDLNQAPSAYRPASVTNLFYWNNVIHDVMYQYGFDEASGNFQVNNYGRGGAGNDDVRAEAQDGGGTNNANFATPADGSRPRMQMYIGTYSNPDVDGSFDNGVVVHEYGHGISNRLTGGPSLAGCLGNAEQMGEGWSDWYAMMFTMDGADDRTDSRGMGNYLFDYGVNGGGIRLAPYDTDFADNGYTYGNTASMSAVHQIGFVWATILWEVTWDMIDAHGFSADLYNASGTAGNQIMLNLVTEGMKLQPCQPGFVTGRDGILAADQALYGGAHTATLQAAFARRGLGFSADQGSSTRTNDNQEAFDLWGSEPPPPPTAITLTVTRTGGRRPKNNLSWSPADGGRVLVYRNGSSIANTKDDGSYSDRNGGAGDVYQVCETDSGDCSNSTSLAPAALASASAASSAAIDTELRVAPNPVASSARVTFGLEEAADVQLEVFNALGQRVAVLASGPLGEGNHEVRFDATTLPSGVYLYRLRTGAEVQTGRLVVTR; encoded by the coding sequence ATGTCCCGACTGTTACGCCTCGCGGTAATCGCGAGCCTCCTCCCGATGGGTGCACAGGCCCAGTCCCTCCGCGCCGACGCGGCCCTCGACCACGCCCGCCGCGCTGCGGCGGCCGACGGCCTCGCCAGCGCCGACTTCGTCGTCACGGACGCGGTCCCCTCCGCGCGCAGCGGCGCCGAGTACGTCTACCTCCGCCAGTCGATCAGCGGCCTGGAGGTCGTCGGCACCGAGGCCAGCCTCGCCATCGGCCGCTCGGGCGACGTGTTCCACGCCGTCGGGCTGGAGCGGCTCGTTTCGCCGAGCGCCTCCCTCTCCGCCGCCCCGACGCTCACGGCCGCCGACGCCGCCAACGCGGTCGCGCGCCACAACCGCCTCCGCGGCGGCGCCTTCACCGTCACCGGGCGGACCGGCGGACCGTCGCAGGCCGTCGTCCTGAGCGACGGCGGGGTCGCTGCTGAGCCCGTCCCGGCCCGCCTCGTGTGGCACGCCGACGAGCTGAAGGGCGTCCAGCTCGCCTGGGAGGTCTCCCTCTACCAGGCTGACGCCCAGCACTGGTGGCTCGCCTACGTGGACGCCCGCTCCGGCCGCGTCCTCTCGCAAACGGACCTCGTGGTCCACGACACGTTCGGCGAGGCGCCCCCCCTGTCGCTCGTGCCCGTCCGCGAGCACACCGAGGCGCTCTCGCCCTTCGTCGCCGCCCGCTCGAACGTCGGCGGCTACCGCGTCTACGCGATGCCCGACGAGGCGCCGATCTACTCGTCCGGCCGCGTGCTCGTCACCGACCCCGACGACGCGACGGCCTCCCCGTTCGGCTGGCACGACACCAACGGGTCGGCCGGGGCGGAGTACACGATCACGCGCGGCAACAACGTCCACGCATACACGGACATCGACGCCAACAACAGCCCCGACACGGGCAGCAGCCCTGACGGCGGCGCGGGCCTGTCGTTCGACTTCCCGGTCGACCTGAACCAGGCGCCGAGCGCCTACCGCCCCGCCTCGGTCACCAACCTGTTCTACTGGAACAACGTCATCCACGACGTGATGTACCAGTACGGCTTCGACGAGGCGAGCGGCAACTTCCAGGTCAACAACTACGGCCGCGGCGGTGCGGGCAACGACGACGTCCGCGCCGAGGCGCAGGACGGCGGCGGCACCAACAACGCCAACTTCGCCACCCCCGCCGACGGCTCCCGCCCGCGGATGCAGATGTACATCGGCACGTACTCCAACCCGGACGTGGACGGCAGCTTCGACAACGGCGTCGTGGTCCACGAGTACGGCCACGGCATCTCGAACCGCCTCACGGGCGGCCCGAGCCTCGCAGGTTGCCTCGGCAACGCCGAGCAGATGGGCGAGGGATGGAGCGACTGGTACGCCATGATGTTCACCATGGACGGCGCCGACGACCGCACCGACTCGCGCGGCATGGGCAACTACCTGTTCGACTACGGGGTCAACGGCGGCGGCATCCGGCTGGCGCCCTACGACACCGACTTCGCCGACAACGGCTACACCTACGGCAACACGGCCTCGATGTCGGCGGTGCACCAGATCGGCTTCGTCTGGGCGACCATCCTGTGGGAGGTCACCTGGGACATGATCGACGCGCACGGGTTCTCGGCGGACCTCTACAACGCGTCCGGCACGGCGGGCAACCAGATCATGCTCAACCTCGTCACCGAGGGCATGAAGCTGCAGCCCTGTCAGCCCGGCTTCGTGACCGGCCGCGACGGCATCCTGGCGGCCGATCAGGCCCTCTACGGGGGCGCTCACACCGCGACCCTCCAGGCCGCCTTCGCGCGCCGCGGCCTCGGCTTCTCGGCCGACCAGGGGTCGTCCACTCGTACCAACGACAACCAGGAGGCCTTCGACCTGTGGGGCAGCGAGCCGCCCCCGCCGCCGACGGCGATCACGCTGACCGTCACCCGCACGGGCGGGCGTCGGCCGAAGAACAACCTCAGCTGGAGCCCGGCCGACGGCGGCCGCGTGCTGGTCTACCGGAACGGATCGTCCATCGCCAACACGAAGGACGACGGCTCCTACAGCGACCGCAATGGCGGCGCGGGTGATGTCTACCAGGTCTGCGAGACCGACTCGGGCGACTGCTCGAACTCGACCTCCCTCGCGCCTGCCGCTCTCGCGAGCGCCTCGGCGGCGTCGAGCGCAGCCATCGACACCGAACTCCGCGTCGCACCGAACCCGGTCGCCTCGTCGGCGCGCGTCACGTTCGGTCTCGAAGAGGCCGCCGACGTGCAGTTGGAGGTCTTTAATGCCCTGGGCCAGCGCGTCGCCGTGCTCGCCAGCGGCCCGCTCGGCGAGGGCAACCACGAGGTCCGCTTCGACGCGACGACGCTGCCGAGCGGCGTCTACCTCTACCGCCTCCGCACGGGCGCCGAGGTGCAGACGGGCCGTCTGGTCGTGACGCGCTAA
- the mdh gene encoding malate dehydrogenase, producing the protein MKLTVVGAGNVGATVAECVARMDIVQNIALIDINAGVAQGKALDLMESAPIHGFDTVIEGGDDYAISAGSDVTVITAGLPRKEGMSRDDLLKVNAGIVSSVTQKVVEHSPDTIIIVVSNPLDVMTYVAYMESGFPSNRVMGMAGVLDTARYRAFLKMELGVSIRDINAMLLGGHGDSMTPLPRFTTVGSQPVTELIEEARLDEIIERTKKGGGEIVKLMGTSAWYAPGAGAAEMVEAIVKDSNRVLPAAAWVTGQYGLEDMFIGVPVRLGRNGVEEIVELSLNEKESSDMQSSGAHVREVIEAYQNLPTDEA; encoded by the coding sequence ATGAAGCTCACCGTGGTAGGCGCGGGCAACGTCGGCGCAACGGTCGCCGAGTGTGTCGCGCGCATGGACATCGTCCAGAACATCGCCCTCATCGACATCAACGCCGGGGTCGCCCAGGGCAAGGCGCTCGACCTCATGGAGTCCGCCCCGATCCACGGGTTCGACACCGTCATCGAGGGCGGCGACGACTACGCCATCTCGGCCGGGTCGGACGTGACGGTCATCACGGCGGGCTTGCCCCGCAAGGAGGGCATGAGCCGCGACGACCTGCTAAAGGTCAACGCAGGCATCGTCTCCAGCGTCACCCAGAAGGTCGTCGAGCACTCGCCCGACACCATCATCATCGTCGTCTCCAACCCGCTCGACGTGATGACGTACGTCGCGTACATGGAGAGCGGCTTCCCGTCCAACCGCGTCATGGGCATGGCGGGCGTGCTGGACACGGCGCGCTACCGGGCGTTCCTGAAGATGGAGCTCGGCGTCTCGATCCGCGACATCAACGCGATGCTGCTGGGCGGCCACGGCGACTCCATGACGCCGCTGCCGCGCTTCACGACGGTCGGCAGCCAGCCGGTCACGGAGTTGATCGAGGAGGCCCGCCTCGACGAGATCATCGAGCGCACCAAGAAGGGCGGCGGCGAGATCGTCAAGCTGATGGGCACGAGCGCGTGGTACGCGCCGGGCGCCGGCGCCGCCGAGATGGTCGAGGCCATCGTGAAGGACTCCAACCGCGTGCTCCCGGCCGCGGCCTGGGTCACGGGCCAGTACGGCCTGGAGGACATGTTCATCGGCGTGCCGGTCCGCCTGGGCCGCAACGGCGTCGAGGAGATCGTGGAGCTGTCGCTCAACGAGAAGGAGTCGTCCGACATGCAGTCGTCCGGCGCCCACGTCCGTGAGGTCATCGAGGCGTACCAGAACCTGCCCACGGACGAGGCCTAG
- a CDS encoding alkaline phosphatase yields the protein MIRILVLLASLLVAGCAVSQPASAPAPVPSAPASPERPRNVILMIADGFGPASATLGAAAKGAPLAFDSLLVGSVETSATDSRVTDSAAGATAYACGLKTYNGAIGMDADRQPCRTVLEAAEARGMATGLVATSRITHATPASFAAHVALRAEEAEIASQLAASDVDVLFGGGRTFFADLLGPMAEAAWHVATDRAGFDALDRLPAAALLADDHLAYEIDRDETAQPSLAEMTTRALDLLAASSDARANGFFLMIEGSRVDHAGHGNDPAAHLGDILAYDAAVAAALAWAAADGATLVVSTADHETGGMTLGRDGVYQWDPAPLLATTASHDVILSRAEAASDPAEVVRLALGLDVLPEGAADALRAAQATPAAFRLLVRDLQSVPAGVAWTTSGHTAVDVGLYAFGPGAALFHGRMGNDAVGQALFEVLGL from the coding sequence ATGATCCGGATCCTCGTCCTGCTGGCCTCCCTCCTCGTTGCCGGGTGCGCCGTCAGCCAGCCCGCCTCGGCGCCCGCGCCGGTGCCCTCGGCGCCCGCCTCACCGGAGCGTCCGCGCAACGTGATCCTGATGATCGCCGACGGCTTCGGCCCGGCGTCGGCCACGCTGGGAGCGGCGGCGAAGGGCGCGCCGCTGGCGTTCGACAGCCTGCTCGTGGGCTCGGTCGAGACCTCGGCCACCGACAGCCGGGTGACCGACTCGGCCGCGGGGGCGACGGCCTACGCCTGCGGCCTCAAGACCTACAACGGCGCCATCGGCATGGACGCCGACCGCCAGCCGTGCCGAACCGTCCTCGAAGCCGCCGAGGCGCGTGGCATGGCGACCGGCCTCGTCGCCACCAGTCGCATCACGCACGCCACGCCCGCCTCGTTCGCGGCCCACGTCGCGCTCCGCGCGGAGGAGGCGGAGATCGCATCCCAACTGGCAGCCTCCGACGTGGACGTGCTCTTCGGTGGCGGCCGGACGTTCTTCGCCGACCTCCTCGGTCCGATGGCCGAGGCGGCGTGGCACGTCGCCACGGACCGCGCCGGGTTCGACGCCCTCGACCGACTCCCCGCCGCCGCACTCCTGGCGGACGACCACCTCGCCTACGAGATCGACCGCGATGAAACGGCCCAGCCGTCGCTGGCCGAGATGACGACGCGCGCCCTCGATCTGCTCGCGGCCTCGTCCGACGCACGGGCGAACGGCTTCTTCCTGATGATCGAAGGCTCGCGCGTCGACCACGCGGGCCACGGCAACGACCCGGCCGCCCACCTCGGCGACATCCTGGCCTACGACGCCGCCGTCGCCGCCGCGCTCGCCTGGGCCGCCGCCGACGGGGCCACGCTCGTGGTGTCCACGGCCGACCACGAGACGGGCGGCATGACGCTCGGCCGCGACGGCGTCTACCAGTGGGACCCCGCGCCGCTGCTCGCCACGACCGCCAGCCACGACGTGATCTTGAGCCGGGCCGAGGCTGCCTCGGACCCTGCCGAGGTGGTCCGCCTCGCGCTCGGGCTCGACGTGCTGCCCGAGGGCGCCGCGGACGCCCTCCGGGCCGCGCAGGCCACCCCGGCCGCGTTCCGTCTCCTCGTCCGCGACCTCCAGTCGGTGCCCGCCGGCGTCGCCTGGACCACCAGCGGCCACACGGCCGTCGACGTGGGGCTCTACGCCTTCGGTCCGGGTGCCGCGCTCTTCCACGGTCGGATGGGGAACGACGCCGTCGGGCAGGCACTGTTCGAGGTGCTGGGGCTCTAG
- a CDS encoding serine/threonine-protein kinase, whose protein sequence is MTDSMNRWRRLEALFEEIADLPEAERESALDRACRTPDGDPDDALRAEVQALLDADARAETFFHLPPPPRPLAEPIDRVGPWQLIERVGRGGMGEVWRAERADGPYEQTAAVKLVRAGLSAKGAARFVAERQILARLDHPSIARLLDGGVAPDGRPWLAMDFVEGDPITDYCDRHRLTVEARLGLFQHVCEAVQAAHRNLVVHRDLKPSNVMVADTPDGPRVTLLDFGIAKLLGEDEATPHVVTAADQRVMTPQYAAPEQVSDAPITTATDVYALGVLLYELLTGRRPFAHVEGRHAIERAILEETPTRLSEAVADDGPAPPPSLPSDVPARAAEAHAATPGPGVLRSSTAEKLRRRLRGDLDRIVLKALRKEPEQRYESAAALCADLRRHLAGLPVDARPSTVGYRASRFVRRHRTGVTVTAVAAVVVLAAAGIALREASRANDERDRAVQATVFLTDLLGDVDPDETGGREVSAEALLDRTSARLRSGLQGDPWTRAAVEASLGKVYGNLGLFDRGEALQRDALTLRQTLGGPGHPDALQSAADLAMLLTQQSRYDESEQILDEALASGTEALGPSAPAVAILRRAAGLNLVHQGRFEEAEPHLVRALADLRQSLGDGDIETAHAHAAIGALLRRQGHLVRAEAAYRRAAALYRSHYGPESARLGSVLNEIGVVVKNQGDYVRAEGYYREALGIFEATYGETHPETALALSNLGLLYKDRALLNGDAALLDRAEPLLIRSLDIFRRLHGDTHLRVAHTEAHLGLLALARGDAADAERWCRRSLATHDSSGTPALHTARPYPMTGLGEALVREGRAAEAVPILREALRIRQVSTPGHWRIAEAQSALAEALTRVGQHEEAEGLLTRAEARIQDGVGEFGPLRLQTRARRALLTARSR, encoded by the coding sequence ATGACCGATTCCATGAACCGCTGGCGCCGCCTCGAAGCCCTCTTCGAGGAGATCGCCGACCTCCCCGAAGCCGAGCGGGAGAGCGCTCTCGACCGCGCCTGCCGCACGCCCGACGGCGACCCCGACGACGCCCTCCGGGCCGAGGTCCAGGCCCTGCTCGACGCCGACGCCCGCGCGGAGACCTTCTTCCACCTCCCCCCGCCGCCCCGCCCCCTGGCCGAGCCCATCGACCGGGTCGGTCCGTGGCAGTTGATCGAGCGCGTCGGCCGCGGGGGGATGGGCGAAGTCTGGCGCGCCGAGCGAGCCGACGGTCCGTACGAACAGACGGCTGCCGTCAAGCTGGTGCGCGCGGGCCTGTCGGCGAAGGGCGCGGCGCGGTTCGTCGCCGAGCGCCAGATCCTGGCCCGGCTCGACCACCCGTCCATCGCGCGGCTGCTCGACGGCGGCGTCGCCCCGGACGGGCGCCCCTGGCTGGCGATGGACTTCGTGGAGGGCGACCCCATCACGGACTACTGCGACCGCCACCGGCTCACCGTCGAGGCACGACTGGGGCTCTTCCAGCACGTCTGCGAGGCGGTCCAGGCGGCCCACCGCAACCTCGTCGTCCACCGCGACCTGAAGCCCTCCAATGTCATGGTGGCGGACACGCCCGACGGGCCCCGCGTGACGCTGCTCGACTTCGGCATCGCCAAGCTGCTCGGCGAGGACGAGGCCACGCCCCACGTCGTGACCGCCGCCGACCAGCGCGTCATGACGCCGCAGTACGCGGCCCCCGAGCAGGTCTCCGACGCTCCCATCACCACGGCCACGGACGTCTATGCGCTGGGGGTGCTGCTCTACGAACTCCTCACCGGGCGACGCCCGTTCGCGCATGTCGAGGGGCGCCACGCCATCGAGCGAGCCATCCTCGAAGAGACGCCCACGCGCCTGTCCGAGGCGGTCGCAGACGACGGGCCCGCGCCCCCTCCGTCGCTGCCATCGGACGTGCCCGCACGGGCCGCCGAGGCCCACGCGGCCACGCCAGGCCCCGGCGTGCTCCGATCGTCGACAGCCGAGAAGCTGCGCCGCCGCCTCCGCGGCGACCTCGACCGGATCGTGCTGAAGGCCCTCCGCAAGGAGCCCGAGCAGCGCTACGAGTCCGCCGCGGCACTCTGCGCCGACCTCCGGCGCCACCTCGCGGGCCTCCCCGTCGACGCGCGTCCGTCGACGGTGGGCTACCGCGCGTCGCGGTTCGTGCGCCGCCACCGCACCGGCGTGACCGTGACCGCCGTCGCCGCGGTCGTCGTGCTGGCGGCCGCGGGCATCGCGCTCCGCGAGGCGAGCCGCGCCAACGACGAGCGCGACCGCGCCGTCCAGGCGACGGTCTTCCTGACCGACCTCCTCGGCGACGTGGACCCGGACGAGACGGGCGGCCGGGAGGTCTCCGCCGAGGCCCTCCTCGACCGTACGTCGGCGCGCCTCCGCTCGGGCCTCCAGGGGGACCCCTGGACGCGGGCCGCCGTCGAGGCCTCGCTCGGCAAGGTGTATGGAAACCTGGGCCTGTTCGACCGTGGCGAGGCGCTCCAGCGCGACGCGCTCACGCTCCGCCAGACGCTCGGCGGCCCCGGCCACCCCGACGCCCTCCAGTCGGCGGCCGACCTCGCGATGCTGCTCACCCAGCAGTCCCGCTACGACGAGTCGGAGCAGATCCTCGACGAGGCGCTCGCGAGCGGCACCGAGGCGCTCGGTCCGTCCGCGCCCGCGGTGGCCATCCTGCGGCGGGCGGCGGGCCTGAACCTCGTCCACCAGGGACGCTTCGAGGAGGCCGAGCCCCACCTCGTCCGCGCGCTCGCGGATCTGCGGCAGTCGCTCGGCGACGGCGACATCGAGACGGCGCACGCGCACGCGGCGATCGGAGCGCTGCTGCGGCGTCAGGGACACCTCGTGCGCGCGGAGGCCGCATACCGGCGCGCGGCGGCGCTCTACCGCAGCCACTACGGCCCCGAGAGCGCCCGCCTCGGCAGCGTCCTCAACGAGATCGGCGTCGTGGTCAAGAACCAGGGCGACTACGTCCGCGCGGAGGGGTACTACCGAGAAGCCCTCGGCATCTTCGAGGCGACCTACGGCGAGACCCATCCCGAGACCGCGCTCGCGCTCAGCAACCTCGGCCTCCTCTACAAGGACCGGGCGCTCCTCAACGGCGACGCAGCGCTGCTCGACCGCGCCGAGCCGCTCCTCATCCGGTCGCTCGATATCTTCCGCCGCCTCCACGGCGACACCCACCTCCGGGTGGCCCACACCGAGGCGCACCTGGGCCTGCTCGCCCTCGCCCGTGGCGACGCGGCCGATGCGGAACGCTGGTGCCGCCGCTCGCTCGCGACGCACGACTCGTCGGGCACGCCCGCGCTCCACACGGCCCGCCCGTACCCGATGACCGGGCTCGGCGAGGCGCTCGTCCGCGAGGGCCGGGCAGCCGAGGCCGTGCCCATCCTCCGGGAGGCGCTCCGCATCCGCCAGGTCTCGACGCCCGGCCACTGGCGCATCGCGGAGGCACAGAGCGCGCTCGCCGAAGCACTCACCCGCGTCGGCCAGCACGAGGAAGCCGAGGGGCTGCTGACGCGCGCCGAGGCACGCATCCAGGATGGGGTGGGCGAGTTCGGTCCGCTCCGGCTCCAGACCCGCGCCCGCCGCGCCCTGCTCACCGCCCGAAGTCGGTGA
- a CDS encoding DEDD exonuclease domain-containing protein, which translates to MDIDRAEFVIVDTETTGSRAGDDRLIEIGAARLVGGEIVDTFQQLIDPGRHVPNRITRLTGISTAMVYGQPSASEVMPRFLEFLGDAVLVAHNLPFDARFLDVALAEAGLPPLQNPSVDTLRLARRMLSSLPSKGLSQLTKHFGIEVHGRHRALGDATATAELLVILLGRMRIEFGVETVDDLLGFQRRRYKDTRREPTHLKKIREQILPLLPDRPGVYFMRDSRGSVIYVGKAKSLRNRVRSYFTGVENHVPKTRKLVRDVRDVTWRETGTELAALLEESKLIKNYLPVYNRALRRYRDYPFIRLDTTHAYPTISWTPRIANDGAEYYGPLGRRGQAEELVELIGRLFMLRECDDNVFALGRPCLYSEMGRCGAPCVGGPGAEQYDLEVERVRAFLTGQDMEAVDMIEEAMRQAAATREYEAAGWYRDQLHRLQRTFGRQRRIASAVHEHDAVLVEPLAPGYEGLDGGAQLFLIRHGRLAARVEIPSDPGPDEVADLGAALAETFDPAVSAPSAHGRPDVDEMRMLANWMRLHPDGARQVRWRPDLDADAFLAGVLAAAEEAAPTPEAEVEETDD; encoded by the coding sequence ATGGACATCGACCGCGCCGAATTCGTCATCGTCGACACCGAGACCACCGGGTCGCGGGCGGGCGACGACCGCCTGATCGAGATCGGGGCCGCGCGGCTGGTCGGCGGGGAGATCGTAGACACCTTCCAGCAGCTCATCGACCCCGGCCGCCACGTGCCCAACCGGATCACGCGGCTGACGGGCATCTCGACGGCGATGGTCTACGGCCAGCCGTCGGCCTCGGAGGTGATGCCGCGCTTCCTGGAGTTCCTGGGCGACGCCGTGCTCGTGGCCCACAACCTGCCGTTCGACGCACGCTTCCTCGACGTGGCGCTCGCCGAGGCGGGCCTGCCGCCGCTCCAGAACCCGTCCGTCGATACCCTGCGGCTGGCCCGGCGCATGCTGTCGTCGCTGCCCTCGAAGGGGCTCTCCCAGCTGACGAAGCACTTCGGCATTGAGGTCCACGGCCGTCACCGCGCCCTGGGCGACGCCACCGCGACCGCCGAGTTGCTGGTGATCCTGCTCGGCCGGATGCGGATCGAGTTCGGCGTCGAGACCGTGGACGACCTGCTCGGCTTCCAGCGGCGACGCTACAAGGACACCCGCCGCGAGCCGACGCACCTCAAGAAGATCCGCGAGCAGATCCTGCCGCTGCTGCCCGACCGGCCGGGGGTTTACTTCATGCGCGACAGCCGCGGCTCGGTGATCTACGTCGGCAAGGCGAAGAGCCTCCGCAACCGCGTCCGGAGCTACTTCACCGGCGTCGAGAACCACGTCCCCAAGACGCGCAAGCTGGTGCGCGACGTGCGCGACGTGACGTGGCGCGAGACCGGCACAGAACTGGCGGCGCTGCTGGAGGAGTCGAAGCTGATCAAGAACTACCTGCCGGTCTACAACCGCGCGCTCCGCCGCTACCGCGACTACCCCTTTATCCGCCTCGACACGACGCACGCGTACCCGACCATCTCGTGGACGCCGCGCATCGCCAACGACGGTGCCGAGTACTACGGCCCGCTCGGGCGGCGCGGGCAGGCCGAGGAACTGGTCGAGCTGATCGGGCGGCTGTTCATGCTCCGTGAGTGCGACGACAACGTGTTCGCGCTCGGGCGGCCGTGCCTCTACTCCGAGATGGGCCGCTGCGGCGCGCCCTGCGTCGGCGGGCCCGGTGCCGAGCAGTACGACCTGGAGGTGGAGCGCGTGCGCGCGTTCCTGACCGGCCAGGACATGGAGGCGGTCGACATGATCGAGGAGGCGATGCGGCAGGCCGCGGCGACGCGCGAGTACGAGGCTGCGGGCTGGTACCGGGACCAGCTCCACCGCCTCCAGCGGACGTTCGGCCGCCAGCGCCGCATCGCGTCGGCCGTCCACGAGCACGACGCGGTGCTGGTGGAGCCGCTCGCCCCCGGCTACGAGGGGCTCGACGGCGGCGCCCAGCTCTTCCTGATCCGCCACGGCCGCCTCGCGGCGCGCGTCGAGATCCCGTCGGACCCCGGCCCCGACGAGGTCGCCGACCTCGGGGCCGCACTCGCCGAGACGTTCGACCCGGCCGTCTCGGCACCCAGCGCCCACGGCCGCCCCGACGTGGACGAGATGCGCATGCTCGCCAACTGGATGCGCCTCCACCCCGACGGCGCCCGGCAGGTCCGCTGGCGCCCCGACCTCGACGCGGACGCGTTCTTAGCCGGCGTCCTCGCCGCGGCCGAGGAGGCCGCCCCGACGCCCGAGGCGGAGGTGGAGGAGACGGACGACTGA
- a CDS encoding metal-dependent hydrolase — protein MAGYRGHLVGATVFFAVYLGVLVLLYSVDQAYRQFTEVELIAYPLGLFGLCLLFGLWPDVDTNSKGQNIFYSLFFVVDVGLIVAREIEAAAYLGLFCILPALGKHRGWTHTFWAMLLIPSPLLVMPYVLTPERPLAGLPFYGAAVVGYFSHLVFDGMVVRLPRRKRKTGW, from the coding sequence TTGGCTGGCTACCGCGGACACCTCGTCGGCGCGACCGTCTTCTTCGCCGTCTACCTCGGCGTGCTGGTGCTCCTCTACTCCGTCGACCAGGCGTACCGCCAGTTCACCGAGGTGGAGCTGATCGCGTACCCGCTCGGCCTGTTCGGCCTGTGCCTGCTATTCGGGCTCTGGCCCGACGTGGACACCAACTCGAAGGGGCAGAACATCTTCTACAGCCTGTTCTTCGTCGTCGACGTGGGGCTGATCGTGGCGCGTGAGATCGAGGCGGCGGCGTACCTGGGCCTCTTCTGCATCCTGCCCGCGCTCGGTAAGCACCGCGGGTGGACGCACACGTTCTGGGCGATGCTGCTCATCCCGAGCCCGCTCCTGGTCATGCCCTACGTCCTGACGCCGGAGCGGCCGCTGGCCGGGCTGCCGTTCTACGGCGCCGCCGTCGTCGGCTACTTCAGCCACCTCGTGTTCGACGGGATGGTGGTCCGCCTGCCGAGGAGAAAACGGAAGACCGGGTGGTGA